The following coding sequences are from one Geoalkalibacter sp. window:
- a CDS encoding bacteriohemerythrin yields the protein MPAIQWEERFRVNVDKIDQQHQHLFRLFNSLQEAIMEKKGQDALAKIVDELVEYALSHFATEERYMLAYEYPALPEHRREHEIFREKAMELQQRMHNDEFVLSLEVLRFLSDWIANHICASDQQYSRHFNDAGLR from the coding sequence GTGCCGGCCATACAGTGGGAAGAACGCTTTCGCGTCAATGTCGACAAGATCGACCAGCAGCATCAGCACCTGTTTCGCCTGTTCAACAGCCTTCAGGAAGCCATCATGGAAAAAAAAGGCCAGGATGCCCTGGCCAAAATCGTCGACGAGCTGGTGGAATACGCCCTGAGCCATTTCGCCACGGAAGAACGCTACATGCTCGCCTACGAATATCCCGCGCTCCCCGAGCACCGGCGCGAGCATGAAATCTTTCGGGAAAAGGCCATGGAACTCCAGCAGCGCATGCACAACGACGAGTTCGTCCTGTCCCTGGAAGTCCTGCGTTTCCTGAGCGACTGGATCGCCAATCACATCTGCGCCAGCGACCAGCAATACAGCCGCCACTTCAACGACGCGGGCCTGCGGTAA
- a CDS encoding ABC transporter permease, whose translation MIRFPAPTRFSRRFLRVWQRNLAVYRKTWKISFLPPLLEPMLYLLAFGVGLAVMVGSVVYGGAELSYLQFIAPALVAVAIMYNAFFETTYNSYVRMYYQKTFDAMLATPLNLEEIILGELVWAASKALIAAVLMGAVVSAFGLLAFPFALGLLPLALLGGLVFAALGMICTALVPNIETFNIPIFLMITPMFLFSGTFFPLANLPDWAQGLAQILPLTHLVALARACALGAWPPELWLSLLYLLLFAALALPLAIALMVRRLIH comes from the coding sequence ATGATCCGCTTTCCCGCCCCGACCCGTTTCAGCCGCCGCTTCCTGCGGGTCTGGCAGCGCAATCTCGCGGTGTACCGAAAGACCTGGAAGATCAGCTTTCTGCCGCCGCTGCTTGAACCCATGCTCTATCTGCTCGCCTTCGGCGTGGGCCTGGCGGTCATGGTCGGCAGCGTGGTCTACGGCGGCGCAGAACTCTCCTACCTGCAATTCATCGCCCCGGCCCTGGTGGCGGTGGCCATCATGTACAACGCCTTTTTCGAGACCACCTATAACTCCTACGTGCGCATGTATTACCAGAAAACCTTCGACGCCATGCTCGCCACGCCGCTCAATCTGGAGGAAATCATCCTCGGCGAACTGGTCTGGGCGGCGAGCAAGGCGCTCATCGCCGCGGTGCTCATGGGCGCGGTGGTCAGCGCCTTCGGCCTGCTCGCCTTTCCCTTCGCCCTTGGGCTCTTGCCCCTGGCCCTGCTCGGCGGGCTGGTGTTTGCCGCCCTGGGCATGATCTGCACGGCGCTGGTGCCCAACATCGAGACCTTCAACATCCCCATTTTCTTGATGATCACGCCCATGTTCCTGTTCAGCGGCACCTTCTTTCCCCTCGCCAATCTGCCGGACTGGGCGCAGGGCCTGGCTCAGATCCTACCCCTCACCCACCTGGTCGCCCTGGCGCGCGCCTGCGCCCTGGGCGCCTGGCCGCCCGAGCTCTGGCTGAGTCTGCTTTATCTGCTCCTGTTCGCCGCCCTCGCCCTGCCCCTGGCCATCGCCCTGATGGTGCGCCGCCTGATTCATTGA